The Bombus huntii isolate Logan2020A chromosome 11, iyBomHunt1.1, whole genome shotgun sequence genome includes a window with the following:
- the LOC126871102 gene encoding facilitated trehalose transporter Tret1-like has product MKLKAIEAFLRVWPQWATCLTVALMAISIGLTIGWTSPFLARLTLEDSEIPITDEEGSWIVSLLPFGRLFGAIGGSVTMEYYGSKRSLLMSGIPIIISWICIIFANSAFWLYVFRVSAGISFGMYYSCFAFYIGEIASANIRGALVSTIVNGMPFGTLIGNIMGSHVSMMCFGLVSLVLTICFMTVFPLLPQSPHYYVRQNNAIEAKKTIQWYHRKSNVNVELEIIEDFVQSSKSTNFRDKINQVMERKNRRAFYMIILLFIFMQLSGLNTVTYYMEIIIRSAKVTSLEPATVVIISTGIGIVIGWISVYLIDRCGRKVLIAVSCGCVIIAMVLLGLHFLLLEQNFEPKSLEWLPILAMILFMMMSIGLIPVPSTILSELFPDDLKSIAGFTASITSALFAFICSRTYQPLIDLMSEKYVFWMYAIAMTVCLVYSITEMPETKGKTLQEIQDMLASESKKGGSSSEITRTVR; this is encoded by the exons ATGAAACTGAAGGCAATAGAGGCTTTTCTCCGTGTGTGGCCACAATGGGCCACCTGTCTGACAG TGGCTCTAATGGCTATCAGTATTGGACTAACGATCGGTTGGACGTCCCCTTTCCTCGCACGCTTGACCCTGGAAGACTCGGAAATACCTATAACGGATGAAGAAGGATCATGGATCGTTTCTTTGTTACCATTTGGACGTTTATTCGGTGCTATCGGCGGTTCCGTCACCATGGAGTATTACGGCAGCAAAAGATCTCTGTTAATGTCTGGAATTCCTATTATAATAAGTTGGATTTGCATAATATTTGCTAACTCGGCATTTTGGCTTTACGTATTCAGAGTTAGCGCAg GTATCTCTTTCGGCATGTATTATAGCTGCTTCGCCTTTTACATAGGCGAAATAGCATCAGCCAACATCCGTGGTGCACTGGTCAGCACAATAGTAAATGGGATGCCATTTGGAACGTTGATCGGCAACATAATGGGCAGTCATGTGTCGATGATGTGTTTTGGACTTGTAAGTCTAGTTTTGACCATCTGCTTCATGACGGTCTTCCCGTTGCTACCACAATCGCCTCACTATTATGTGCGGCAGAATAATGCGATTGAGGCGAAGAAAACGATCCAATGGTATCACCGAAAATCAAACGTGAACGTCGAGTTGGAAATAATCGAGGACTTCGTGCAATCTTCCAAATCAACCAACTTCCGCGACAAAATCAATCAGGTTATGGAAAGGAAGAATAGGCGCGCGTTCTATATGATTATATTGTTGTTCATTTTCATGCAACTCAGTGGGTTAAACACCGTGACATACTATATGGAAATAATCATAAGAAGCGCGAAAGTGACGTCGCTGGAGCCGGCGACCGTCGTGATCATCTCCACTGGAATTG GTATAGTGATCGGCTGGATCAGCGTGTATCTGATCGATCGATGCGGGAGAAAGGTTCTCATTGCGGTGTCATGCGGCTGCGTAATCATCGCGATGGTGCTTCTGGGATTACACTTTCTGCTACTGGAGCAGAATTTTGAACCAAAAAGTCTGGAATGGCTGCCGATCCTAGCGATGATACTCTTCATGATGATGTCCATCGGTCTGATACCGGTTCCGAGCACCATACTCAGCGAGCTTTTCCCAGACGATTTAAAGAGCATCGCCGGATTCACTGCCAGTATCACGTCCGCGTTATTCGCGTTCATCTGTAGTAGAACCTACCAACCGCTCATCGATCTCATGTCCGAAAAATACGTATTCTGGATGTACGCGATAGCCATGACCGTCTGCTTGGTATATTCGATCACCGAAATGCCCGAGACCAAGGGGAAGACCTTGCAG GAAATACAGGACATGCTAGCTAGCGAGAGTAAAAAAGGAGGAAGCAGTTCGGAAATAACAAGAACGGTACGATAA